A single genomic interval of Shewanella psychropiezotolerans harbors:
- a CDS encoding YdcF family protein — MMFWLKKAISQLFMPIPLVVLLLLFCIVMLRNRKLVRFVLAVAIVILVFLSSSVGSNLLTASLENQYKVNNQAIGAGCLVMVLGSGHDDEIPGAAVHQLSATALARLTEGVRQYQLGKDCILIVSGWGGSASNTPHAKIMAESAMQLGIPKDRIITFPLAKDTIEEAQYLKWDVGTYPFRLVTSATHMPRSMAIFQSQGLRPEAAPTDFITRQGYWWQLDANNLLSSQRAIHEYVGRLWFKLKYESN, encoded by the coding sequence ATGATGTTTTGGCTTAAAAAAGCAATCTCGCAACTCTTTATGCCAATTCCTTTGGTTGTTCTCTTATTGCTATTTTGCATCGTTATGCTGAGGAACCGTAAACTGGTTCGTTTTGTATTGGCTGTCGCCATTGTCATTCTAGTTTTCCTGAGTAGCTCGGTGGGGAGTAATTTATTAACGGCTTCTCTAGAAAACCAATATAAAGTCAATAACCAAGCAATCGGCGCCGGCTGTTTAGTTATGGTACTCGGCAGTGGCCATGATGATGAGATCCCCGGGGCCGCCGTTCATCAGTTATCTGCCACGGCTTTGGCTAGATTAACCGAGGGGGTGCGCCAGTATCAATTGGGCAAAGATTGTATTTTGATTGTCAGCGGATGGGGAGGAAGTGCATCTAATACCCCTCATGCTAAAATCATGGCTGAATCTGCCATGCAGCTTGGGATCCCTAAAGATCGAATTATTACTTTCCCATTAGCTAAAGACACCATAGAAGAAGCCCAATATCTTAAATGGGATGTGGGTACCTATCCATTTAGGCTTGTCACCTCGGCGACTCATATGCCAAGATCTATGGCCATTTTTCAAAGCCAAGGTTTACGCCCGGAAGCCGCCCCCACAGACTTTATCACCAGACAAGGTTATTGGTGGCAGCTGGATGCTAATAATTTACTCTCTTCTCAGCGCGCCATTCATGAATATGTCGGCAGGCTCTGGTTTAAGCTTAAATATGAAAGTAATTAG
- a CDS encoding phosphatase, whose amino-acid sequence MKYLVDTHAHTIASTHAYSTVHDYIAVAKEKGLRLFAITDHGPDMADAPHFWHFVNLRVLPRILDGVGILRGIEANIKNDAGEIDYFGDYLQELDIVLAGFHEPVFPPADKQAHTQAMINTIESGNVDIITHPGNPAYPIDIKAVAIAAARSHVALEINNSSFKMSRKGSEANCVAIAKAVRDAGGLLVMGSDSHVAFSLGEFSQALEIIDEAEFPAERILNRSPEALLTFLSKRGHKTLDDFAELYQERF is encoded by the coding sequence ATGAAGTACCTTGTTGACACTCACGCCCACACCATTGCCTCTACTCATGCTTATAGTACGGTTCATGATTACATTGCTGTGGCGAAAGAGAAAGGTTTGCGGTTATTTGCGATAACCGATCATGGCCCGGATATGGCCGATGCCCCTCATTTCTGGCATTTTGTCAATTTGAGAGTACTGCCCAGAATTCTAGATGGCGTTGGTATTTTAAGGGGCATCGAGGCGAATATTAAAAATGATGCAGGAGAAATTGACTACTTTGGGGATTACCTGCAAGAGTTAGATATTGTGCTGGCCGGCTTTCACGAACCCGTGTTTCCCCCTGCAGATAAGCAGGCCCACACCCAGGCAATGATTAATACCATCGAAAGTGGCAATGTGGATATTATTACTCATCCGGGGAATCCGGCTTATCCTATCGATATCAAGGCTGTGGCCATCGCTGCGGCCAGATCTCATGTGGCACTTGAAATCAATAACTCCTCGTTTAAGATGTCCCGAAAAGGCAGTGAGGCTAACTGCGTCGCAATCGCAAAAGCCGTTCGAGATGCTGGTGGCTTGCTAGTGATGGGCTCAGATTCTCATGTCGCCTTTAGCTTAGGTGAGTTCTCACAAGCGCTGGAAATCATAGACGAAGCGGAATTTCCTGCTGAGAGAATATTAAATAGAAGTCCAGAGGCGCTGCTCACATTTCTTTCCAAAAGAGGACATAAGACTCTGGATGATTTTGCTGAGCTTTATCAAGAAAGGTTCTAG
- a CDS encoding bactofilin family protein — protein MFGNKKSSTGLTFVAQGTKLSGESHFAGEALIGGEVYGKVSSTGKITIEVDGYVDGEVNCEELKVSGNFKGKLKCKKLNITSTGTVEGEIACESMEIFEGGQFIGMRVREDIALLNTISLDEDSHTEPKADIQGELQAN, from the coding sequence ATGTTCGGAAATAAGAAAAGCAGCACAGGACTTACCTTCGTGGCCCAGGGCACTAAACTCTCAGGCGAGAGTCACTTTGCCGGAGAAGCACTCATAGGTGGTGAAGTGTACGGAAAAGTGAGCTCAACGGGAAAAATCACCATAGAAGTGGATGGCTATGTTGATGGAGAAGTAAACTGTGAGGAGTTAAAAGTCTCAGGTAACTTCAAGGGCAAGCTAAAATGTAAAAAGCTCAATATCACCAGCACAGGCACAGTTGAAGGTGAAATAGCCTGTGAATCTATGGAGATATTTGAGGGAGGTCAGTTTATCGGTATGCGTGTAAGAGAAGATATCGCTTTATTGAACACGATCTCACTAGACGAAGACAGTCACACTGAGCCTAAAGCAGATATTCAAGGTGAGCTGCAAGCAAACTGA
- a CDS encoding sigma-54-dependent transcriptional regulator produces MEVKHSFTVLLVEDSMSLGALYTEYLRSEGAKVTHVNHGEDALSELTTWQPDLLVLDIKLPDMSGMEILQKVQSQYPDITVIMITAHGTIDLAVESMKSGAFDFIIKPFDAKRLSITVRNALKQRQLVNLVANYEKSLPKANYMGFIGESLAMQTVYKTIDCVANSKASAFIIGESGTGKEVCAQAIHHAGNRRDKPFIALNCASIPKDLIESEIFGHTKGAFTGAVANRDGAATRAHGGTLFLDEVCEMELELQSKFLRFIQTGIFQRVGGTKEEKVDVRFVSATNRIPWDEVIAGRFREDLFYRLHVIPIELPALRVRGKDVLLLAHKFLKEYNAEEGKQFKSFSGDVKKILQTYHWPGNVRQLQNIIRQIVVLNSSDIIDESMLPTLFKSDSGSGQTQIKPVISIASANQASAIKNCESLAIDELARSNKLQAADSEIVKAETIIPLWLSEKQTIEAAIEQCDGNVPKAAAMLDISASTIYRKRQGWDELQDAVSEN; encoded by the coding sequence ATGGAAGTTAAGCACTCATTTACCGTTTTACTTGTTGAAGATAGCATGTCGTTGGGGGCATTGTATACTGAGTATCTACGCTCCGAAGGAGCGAAAGTTACCCATGTTAATCATGGGGAAGATGCGTTAAGTGAACTGACGACTTGGCAGCCGGATCTGCTAGTGCTGGATATCAAGCTACCCGACATGTCTGGCATGGAGATACTGCAGAAAGTTCAATCTCAGTACCCAGATATTACCGTTATTATGATCACCGCCCATGGCACAATTGATCTCGCCGTCGAATCTATGAAATCTGGTGCTTTCGATTTCATTATTAAGCCTTTCGATGCTAAACGCCTATCCATCACAGTTCGAAATGCGCTGAAACAGAGACAGCTTGTCAATTTAGTCGCCAATTATGAGAAAAGCTTACCTAAGGCCAATTATATGGGGTTTATCGGTGAATCCCTTGCGATGCAAACCGTATATAAGACCATAGATTGCGTCGCCAATAGTAAGGCTTCGGCTTTTATCATAGGAGAAAGTGGTACCGGTAAAGAGGTCTGTGCTCAGGCCATTCATCATGCTGGCAATCGCCGTGATAAACCTTTTATCGCACTCAACTGTGCCTCAATTCCTAAAGATTTGATAGAGAGTGAGATCTTTGGTCATACCAAGGGCGCGTTTACCGGAGCCGTCGCTAACCGAGATGGCGCAGCGACTCGTGCACATGGAGGTACCCTGTTTTTAGATGAAGTATGCGAGATGGAACTTGAGCTTCAAAGCAAGTTTTTACGATTCATTCAAACGGGGATCTTTCAAAGAGTCGGTGGAACCAAGGAGGAGAAAGTCGATGTGCGTTTTGTCAGTGCGACTAACCGGATCCCTTGGGATGAAGTGATAGCCGGCAGATTTAGGGAAGATCTATTCTATCGCTTGCACGTAATCCCCATTGAGTTGCCCGCATTGAGAGTGCGCGGAAAAGATGTGCTGTTACTCGCTCACAAATTCTTAAAAGAATATAACGCCGAGGAAGGTAAGCAATTTAAAAGTTTCAGTGGTGATGTGAAAAAAATTCTACAGACTTATCATTGGCCGGGAAATGTCCGCCAACTGCAAAATATTATCAGACAGATTGTTGTACTTAACTCCTCCGATATTATTGATGAGTCTATGCTACCTACGTTATTTAAATCAGACTCGGGAAGCGGTCAGACTCAAATTAAGCCGGTTATCTCCATCGCGAGTGCTAATCAGGCTTCGGCAATCAAGAACTGTGAGTCACTTGCTATAGATGAGCTGGCTAGAAGCAACAAGTTGCAAGCAGCAGACTCAGAAATAGTTAAAGCTGAAACAATCATTCCACTCTGGCTGTCAGAGAAACAGACGATTGAGGCGGCGATTGAGCAGTGTGATGGAAATGTACCTAAGGCTGCGGCCATGTTAGACATCAGTGCCTCGACTATTTATCGAAAGCGTCAGGGATGGGATGAATTACAAGACGCTGTTTCTGAAAATTAG
- the mak gene encoding fructokinase: MLRMGVDLGGTKIELVALNAQGKELFRKRLPTPREYEATLDTIVSLVEEAETRLGMTGSVGVGIPGVISPFSGLVKNANSTWINGKPLDIDLGLRLSREVRVANDANCFAVSEATDGAGAGKGVVFGVIIGTGCGGGIAINGRVHSGGNGICGEWGHNPLPWMSKEEFNSTSCFCGNHDCIETFISGTGFVRDYNQAGGNVTKGSEIMELVDAGDVRAVAAFERYLDRLARSLAHVINTLDPDVVVLGGGMSNIDAIYPKLPEILAKYVLGGECRTPVVQNLYGCSSGVRGAAWLW; encoded by the coding sequence ATGTTGCGAATGGGCGTTGATCTTGGTGGGACTAAAATAGAGCTGGTAGCCTTGAATGCACAGGGGAAAGAGCTGTTTAGGAAACGTTTACCTACACCTAGGGAGTATGAGGCTACACTCGATACCATAGTAAGTCTAGTGGAGGAAGCCGAGACTAGATTGGGCATGACGGGAAGTGTCGGTGTTGGCATCCCAGGTGTTATCTCGCCCTTTTCAGGCTTAGTCAAGAATGCAAATTCGACCTGGATTAATGGCAAACCTCTGGATATCGATTTAGGTCTGCGTTTGAGTCGTGAAGTCAGGGTCGCTAATGATGCTAACTGTTTCGCCGTCTCTGAAGCCACCGATGGTGCGGGCGCTGGCAAAGGTGTGGTGTTTGGCGTCATCATAGGCACAGGCTGTGGCGGAGGTATCGCCATCAATGGCCGGGTACACAGTGGCGGCAATGGGATATGTGGTGAGTGGGGCCATAACCCGCTGCCATGGATGTCGAAAGAGGAGTTTAATTCCACCTCGTGTTTCTGTGGTAATCATGACTGCATCGAGACCTTTATTTCCGGCACTGGCTTTGTGCGTGATTATAACCAGGCCGGAGGCAATGTGACCAAAGGCTCTGAGATCATGGAGTTGGTCGATGCCGGTGATGTTCGGGCTGTGGCAGCGTTTGAGCGCTACTTAGACAGGTTGGCCAGATCCCTTGCCCATGTGATCAATACGCTAGACCCTGATGTGGTCGTGTTGGGGGGAGGCATGTCCAATATCGATGCCATCTATCCTAAATTACCCGAAATATTGGCGAAATATGTACTTGGCGGCGAGTGTCGTACCCCAGTGGTGCAGAACCTTTATGGTTGTTCATCTGGAGTGCGGGGTGCCGCCTGGCTGTGGTAA
- a CDS encoding DUF2982 domain-containing protein, translating to MDIEAVQINSKFKRNSRTLTLVGAILLTIGIGLFLSSTAMFAPGMLCFSLGVISLVLGVSKILEPEISLELNQQGLKYHHRRGSIFIQWDNVQRIDIPRGLDGFESIPLPYIGLKLKRINPVLDIIPGRLATGLLTEQRPLLMSAVTLDEDLIELETYMNSEFTPLVVNDERYRGVLAMFGHRCEMLSKNMGFHIYIPIDCLDRPADEFVKLLREYLLKVRQLQE from the coding sequence TTGGATATTGAAGCGGTACAGATCAACTCGAAATTTAAGCGTAATAGCAGAACCTTGACTTTAGTCGGCGCGATACTACTGACAATCGGCATAGGCTTGTTTTTGTCTTCTACAGCCATGTTTGCCCCAGGTATGCTCTGCTTCTCATTAGGAGTGATATCTTTAGTGCTCGGGGTGTCCAAAATTCTTGAGCCTGAAATCAGCCTGGAGCTTAACCAGCAAGGGCTTAAATATCACCACAGACGCGGCAGTATTTTTATCCAGTGGGATAATGTACAGAGAATAGACATTCCCCGTGGGCTCGACGGTTTCGAGTCTATCCCATTGCCATACATAGGCCTCAAGCTCAAGCGAATCAACCCAGTCCTGGATATCATCCCCGGTCGACTGGCCACAGGCCTGTTAACCGAGCAGCGACCATTGCTGATGTCTGCGGTCACCCTGGATGAAGACTTAATTGAGTTGGAAACCTATATGAACTCAGAGTTTACCCCATTAGTGGTCAATGATGAGCGCTACAGAGGTGTGTTGGCTATGTTCGGTCACAGATGTGAAATGTTAAGTAAAAACATGGGGTTTCATATTTATATCCCCATAGACTGCCTGGACAGACCCGCAGATGAGTTTGTGAAACTGCTCAGAGAATACCTGTTAAAGGTAAGGCAACTCCAAGAATAA
- the galE gene encoding UDP-glucose 4-epimerase GalE, producing the protein MTILVTGGAGYIGSHTVVELLNAGQDVVIVDNLVNSSIEALHRVEEITGRTVTFYQGDVLNKAFLQKVFSDHKIQSVIHFAGFKAVGESVAQPLRYYENNVTGTLVLCEVMAANDVKNLVFSSSATVYGDPASLPITEDFPTGATNPYGQSKLMVEHILQDLHHSDPSWNIARLRYFNPVGAHSSGRIGEDPNDIPNNLMPFIAQVAVGKRDKLSVFGDDYDTHDGTGVRDYIHVVDLAVGHLRALDKLNTQSGLVTYNLGTGQGYSVIDMVKAFEKACGKPINYQVVPRRPGDIAACYANPDKAQSELNWKATHSLEDMASSSWHWQSSNPNGYGQ; encoded by the coding sequence ATGACCATATTAGTCACAGGTGGCGCGGGTTATATCGGTAGCCATACAGTGGTAGAGCTGTTAAATGCGGGACAAGACGTGGTAATCGTCGACAACTTAGTTAACTCAAGCATCGAAGCCTTACATAGAGTAGAAGAGATCACCGGAAGAACAGTCACATTTTATCAAGGTGATGTGCTCAATAAAGCCTTCCTGCAGAAGGTATTCAGCGACCATAAAATCCAATCTGTGATCCATTTCGCTGGGTTCAAAGCCGTTGGTGAATCTGTGGCCCAGCCATTACGCTATTATGAGAACAATGTCACCGGCACCTTAGTGCTATGCGAAGTCATGGCGGCTAACGATGTCAAAAATCTCGTTTTTAGCTCGTCGGCCACGGTTTACGGCGATCCTGCCAGCCTACCTATCACCGAAGACTTTCCCACAGGTGCAACTAACCCCTATGGTCAATCCAAGTTGATGGTCGAACATATATTACAAGATCTGCATCATTCAGACCCAAGCTGGAACATAGCCAGACTGAGATATTTTAACCCTGTGGGCGCCCACTCAAGTGGCCGTATAGGTGAAGATCCTAATGATATACCCAACAATCTGATGCCGTTTATCGCTCAGGTAGCCGTGGGAAAACGTGATAAACTCAGTGTATTCGGTGATGATTATGACACCCATGATGGCACCGGGGTTCGTGATTATATTCATGTGGTCGACTTGGCCGTAGGTCATCTAAGGGCGTTAGATAAACTCAACACTCAATCTGGATTAGTAACCTATAACTTAGGTACAGGCCAAGGATACAGCGTCATCGATATGGTGAAAGCCTTTGAGAAGGCCTGCGGTAAGCCCATCAATTATCAAGTTGTCCCACGCCGCCCAGGAGATATTGCCGCTTGTTATGCCAACCCAGATAAAGCCCAGAGCGAACTTAACTGGAAAGCGACTCATAGCCTAGAAGATATGGCCAGTAGCAGCTGGCACTGGCAGTCGAGTAATCCTAACGGCTATGGGCAATAG
- the napF gene encoding ferredoxin-type protein NapF produces the protein MSNINQSRRRLFSRKKSNAIRPPWSKTDIEFTDICTRCDKCIKACETQIIIRGDGGFPEINFADDECTFCKKCAEVCPEPLFLDTEQAPWKLKAVVQETCLAYKGVWCQSCKDACDERAISFESAIGQAPKPMIDTGLCTGCGACAAPCPTNAIKLLSLNQ, from the coding sequence ATGAGTAATATTAATCAGAGTCGTCGACGCCTTTTCAGTCGAAAAAAGTCCAATGCCATACGGCCGCCATGGAGTAAAACAGATATCGAGTTTACCGATATCTGCACCCGCTGTGATAAGTGCATCAAGGCCTGCGAGACACAGATAATTATCCGGGGTGATGGTGGTTTTCCTGAGATTAACTTTGCCGATGACGAGTGTACCTTCTGTAAGAAGTGTGCCGAAGTTTGCCCCGAGCCCTTGTTTCTCGATACCGAACAAGCCCCCTGGAAGTTAAAGGCTGTGGTACAGGAGACCTGTCTGGCGTATAAAGGCGTCTGGTGCCAAAGCTGTAAAGATGCCTGCGATGAGCGCGCCATCAGCTTTGAATCCGCCATAGGCCAGGCGCCTAAACCTATGATAGACACAGGTCTATGCACCGGCTGCGGCGCCTGTGCAGCCCCCTGCCCCACAAATGCCATCAAATTACTGTCCCTCAACCAATAA